cataataaatcaaattttatcttaAGTCTTCGTCTCCGTCTCCTCCTTAACCAGAACCATATGAACTGCCGTAACCAGCTTCTCCATCACAAACATACACTCCGCCGTACGAAGAACTATCGAAGCCTTCACATGCAACTTTGCCACCAACGACCGACTCTGCGGCGACCGATTTCTCAACCATTGTCCCAATGAATCTTCCACCCTCGTCTTTTGCCTTCCGTCTTCGTCTTCCGCCTTCTGttttgttcttttgttctgtttATCATCCTCTCCAAGATCCTCTCCtccatcttcttcttcttcttttgtcttcttcttctctttttgtcttcttcttctcttgtaaactttttcttttgctcAAACTTTGTTGCTCTCCGCTCAAGTTCTGTTGCTCAACTCTGTTCCACtttcttctcttttctcttcttttcttttctttcgtccGGTAAACTTTGCCAATGTCGATATAACActtgtttcttcttctttcattGCTCGCAATCCATTCTTTCGTCCATTTTTAGTCCTGTCGTCAACGCAGGGGCGGATCCAGCTTTTGTTCTGACTCGGGCGGTTAGAAGACAACAATTTTCTGACCCGGgcggtttttgttttttagaaaaaattccatataaaaatcaccCTCTGACCCGGGCGATCGCGATTACCGCGCATAGGTGGATCCACGCCTGCGTCAACGTTCTTTCTTTTCCAAATCATATTCCAAATCCTACTCCGTTTTCAGTCCATGTCAGCATACTTTCATTCtcgattttatttccatcTTCATCTTCTACTTTTCACTGCCCTATCCCCgatctgggcccataacctgttagagGTTCCAATTTGCGGTGAGGAATAAAAGCAgtgatacaaaaaattgatgtttaTTCAATCGCTGATTCTAACAGAATTGATTTAACTCAATTAGAATTTATGAGAATGCTAAGTTCAATCTTCAACAGAAAGTAGTGTCACCTACATTACGTGCAAATCGCgaataaacatttaaattatatGCTTGCGTCTGCAGTGCCACTTGTAGAAGTATAACGTAAGACTAGCGAAGAACATTAACTGAATTCTTAAAATGACCGACGAATGAAATTCCTCCACCAGTTTCACAGCTTGAAAGTCATCTCTTAAATTTCTTTAGTTCAAATGCTCCGAACTGGctcattcaattttacaaGAACGACGGTGCATGTACAATACAAGTATACCTGCTCATTCTACAGCGATAACTTTATTAAGTTGATAAACAGCCACGCATTGGCTATAAAATCTTATCAAACGCCATCTCTCTGCAAAATTAATATCAAAGATAATACTACTTGAATTTACAGCCTGAGACAGAGAGCTGTGTCTACTCGAATTCAAGCAACTTTTTCGCACTTTCCGCTCATTGCCGTAATTGTGAGAAAGGTGGGATGACCTTTATTATAACGCCATTTATAATGAAACAGTTCAACCGTTGTTGCTTTCAGTGACGCGTTTCtctatgaaaaatgatttaaccCCCAAAACAACTACGACAGAAACGGCAGAAGAGTTATTTGTTAATGTTTTTTCGGTTAGTTTTCCTAGTCATCGGCCACCGATGCAATTCTAAGGATTAAACTTGCATCACATTCCCACACTGCCGTATGTTCTTCGTCATTCTCATACTTACTCACTTTCCAAACTTGCCCACTTCCATACTTATCatgccaatttttgtttatctaaTCGAAAGTAAGTCATTCGAACAAAGACAATCATGAGGCTAGTTTGCATTTTTTGGCTGTGCTTTGTTATTAATTCAACTTACGGACGAAGTATTGGTAACGGTAAAGAAATAACTGATTTTAAACGAAATCGATACAACAGAGCACATATTTTGTCAGGGTATAATTCGACAATCGAATCGGAACCAATTTCTGCGACGTGGACAGATTTCCAAATTCGTCATGTAGTTAGCAGCGACCAAGGAAGTGAGGCAAACTGGAATGCCTACTTCCGTCGACAGTTACCGAGTCAATATGGAATTAAAAGTGTAAATTCTTTCATTGTGAATTCAGCCGGTGTAATTTCAGGAAATTTCCCATCTGGGGTGCCACAGGTAAGGAAATGAATTGGAAATCTATCAAAACTTATGGATTACTGTGATAGAGTCGAGGCGAcattcttttagtttttaagCATAATGAGCAACGCTTGactacagatttttttttaaatcgatttatAATCCATTTGGTCCAGTATACCGGTGGTTCAGCAAGCAACTTGTACTGGAGCTCAACACGACAACATATTTTCGTGTTAACTCTATCGGGTTCTCCTGGACAACCACATCCAAACTACAATGTGTATGATTGCGGACAAAAATACTATGTCGCTGGATTGGACATGGTAACAAGGCTGCCTGTTCACTATCAAGGTCATTCGACCACTCAAGGGCCTAGGATCGATCAAATAACTGCCGGATGTACTAAAGTAATGGCAAACGATCTACTTTGCCAATTAGGTGAAACAATTGATGGCAGGCGTACGGAGTGTATATCTGTAATTGTTTCGGGCACTTTGCTCGGTCTTGTTATTGTGGCATTTTTACTTGTTGCTGTACTTTTGAGTAAACGTGGAGTCATAGGCAATAATACCTCAACAAATGAACACAGTCCGCTGATTGGTAGCGATGGTCCGAGTTATGGAAATCCACAAATTACCTAAATACCTcaaaagaggaaaaggtgacgctagtcctgtaaatattaaatttccaaaatatttgataTCAATAAGCCTAAACGTAATAAATTTCAACCAAGAacattttaacaagaaaatatgtcgaagAGAATTTTATCGATGAGGTTTTACAGACCTACGCGAAAGATTTCTATTAACTCCAATATGGTGAAATGGCTGAAAATGTACGAAGATGCTTCAATTTCAAGTTGTGTTTTCTCCGGATGTAGTGAACCGTTTTAAATGAGttatagctcgttgaactcgtattgcacggttggtttgaaacgagattaaataagAACGGCCGAccatcaataattttttttcatattcataAAGAGTGTTGACAAGAActtcacacaggaaaaaattagcccgaacccctgggccgtttctgagaaccagtggatgcgACTCGTTGAAATTTGGAAACTTCTGTACCTTTCTGGCAGCGTTATTTCAAACTAATTTGTCTGTAATATTGTAGCCTAAAGACTAACCcttacaacgataccaaacatgccataCTTGATCCACGACAAGTACTGTTGATGATTCAGgttttcaatcgaagtcaCTCTACTCGCAAATCTGGAGCCttcgaaattattaaatttcacttttcaatttttcttcaaatgtcGATAAAAGTTTTCCGCAATCGAAACTATACAAGTGACACTTTTCCCACCTCGATACATGCCGtatagccgaaaatatctcaaaaatacgaaatttcaagatggccgtcattttcttgaaatatcgaaaaatgtctTCCACCAACGAATATATACAATTGACACTTTATCGAaactctctacatgccgtataggtctgttccaaggccatacgaattgtcaaattactgtcaaatttcatccatagagacataacctcatcaatatttgtatgaaaactgagctctgtggatgaaatcttgttcgttcggccagtcaaagttcgtgtttacagttacttggaaaaatatctcaaaaatatgaaatttcaagatggccgccattttcttgaaatgccGGAAAAATTTATCCGCTAACGAAACTCTATGATTACCAATTTACGGCAACTATGTATGTGTCATATAGGCCTAAAtgcaataaatacaaaaaataaaaataaatttccaagatGGCTGCTGTCCACAATTTTGTCGGCCTAAACCCTAAAACAAATTACACCTTTAAACCTGAAACCAGAAATTCAcatgaaacatttctattaacTCGAACATGGTTAAAGTGCTGAAAATGTGTGAAGAtgcttcaatttcaaatagtGTTTTCTCCGGATGTGGATAACAGTTTTTaatgatctttttttttgatttggttcagtatggaaaagttaaaatgttcgCATATATATAGGTTCCTTAGTCTCCCGTTGGtacttcttttttcttttttagggAAGTCGACTAGCGTCACAAACCACCGCTATCGCTTCGGTTTATGATGACATTACTTTTATATGTAAGTAGATTAGCGAACGGAAACGTATCCACCTGCAGCACTTTTCGTCAACACAATTTGCCAGACTTGAAATAAGCGTGCTCGGAACACCCCAGCACacataaggaaaaaaaagatccACATGCGGTAAGTGGAATCTGGGTTCTCGAACATATGACTGATGGTGTGCCAGTTTTTGACAAAATTGTCATGCCAAGCCATCAATGTCTTGTCATAATAAGCACCAAAATTGTGCCAGTCTTCAAGGCAAAATAAGTTGTCGATGGCCTTAGGAATGTCTTTATGATTCGGTAGAATTCCATTGGGAAATATATACTTGTGAATGAAGCCTTCGATTGGCGGACTGATGTCATTGTCGTTACCAGACGTCTGTAGTAGAAAAATACCATCGTCTGTGAGACATCGATGTGTTAGTTCAAAGAACGATTGATAATTCCTCCGTCCTACATGctcgaaaaattcaattgatacAATTCGGTCAAAGACTTCATTAACTTCACGATAATCCTGACAGCGAATGTCCACCTGATAACCTTTACAATTAAATCGAGCCTCTTCAGCCATCTCCTTGGAATTAGTAATTCCCACCACCTCCACATTGTACGTTTCAGCAAGGAATTTACATAGACCACCCCAACCACATCCTATGTCCAACACGCGCATTCTCGGCTTCAGTTTAAGTTTTCTACCAATAAGTTCCACTTTGTGTAGTTGAGCTTCATCCAAATTTTTGGCATCTTTCCAGTACCCGCAACTGTAATTCATGTTTACATCCAAGAAAGATTTGAATATATCATTTCCTAGAAATTACCAGGGCCTTTAAATTTATGCAGAGCGCTGTACAGCCCAATGATAACTCACCTAGATTGTAATGTTCCTGTGCAACTTGATGGCATCGTGCAACTGTTTGTAGATTAAAAGCATCAAAAGTGAGGTAACTGATACATTTCTCCCAGGGAAACAGCAGTTTCTTATAGAGACTCGCTTTGAATGCTCTGCAAATAAACTCGTCAAGCCTCTTGCAGTCCCACCATCCGTCCATATATGCTTCGGCGATACCTAACGTTCCATCATATGCAAGACGATGGTAAAGCCAGTCATTGTGCACTACAATATCATGTGATGCTGCACCATTTACTTTAATTCCGGTACTATGTAATGCTTTGATAATGTATGCCTTGACTGGACTGAGTCCGATATAAACCGCAATGTACATAAACATTCGCCAGAGCCGAATCGCTCCTAATGTGGCCAAGTACAGAATATTATTTACAGGATTCATGTTAGACTCTTGCAAATGTTCGGAAACCTTGAAAATAAGACAACACACAACGTggttcaataaataaattttttactaaaattttcaCTTAGCAATAATATTGGCTACGATTTAAACAAAGCACGAATGGTGTGCTTTACACCGAATCCTGACTGAAATCCTTTCAACTCAACTGAATTGCAGGCATGATCTTAACAGTCTATAAAAATTCCTACCGTTGCGCTGTTGGTTTCACGTTGTTGTTTCCCTCTCACGAAATTGGTTTCCCCTATAACATTTAACCACACTTTACCATTTACGACATTACTACATTTAACATCATCTACTTATAAGCAGAATCAATACAAGTGAAAGAAATTACCCAATCGCGCCAACCACTTTTTGATTATTCAAACACTTCACCATTTAACCAATCGAGAGCTTCGCATACAATAAAGAAACGGCTTGCAAAGCTGAGGCGCCACTGAATGCGATTGAAAGTAACACCCTAACAGCACATCTGTTATCATCTTCATCAACTTTTCTTGTCGGAACATTAATACCGGTGGATTATGACCCCGAAACGTCCAGACTGGTGTATCACGATACGATTGGGAAAGTTTGTCCGGAATAAACATAATACTCGAAATTGAGCGAACAATTGAAGAGCGCGCTGAATACATTCGTAAAGGAGGTGAAAGTGTTGAAATACCACATGGAAATGGGGATTTACGTGAGTATCAAACGAGGGGGAGCAAtgattattcccttgactgtaagtcagggtcttatgccggAAAATACCCTATTATGTTTGTTCCGAaggttgtatgaaatgttatgaaaaacggaattgcTTGTCCCAATATTTTCCTTGTAAACACGATAAGTTGATTAATTATCAACCAAttactaattttatttttttaacctgtcacaaacggcaagcatattaacagttttactattgaaactattacttcatttgatcgaatattttaagagattgatttcagaaatcttttacttcatttgttttgaacatgttttttgctatatataaGACCTAATTAGTCAGAACTTGGcgttgctgtcgttgtcgataacagatgatagccgtctgtaacagacTAGTCGATAcagaattgaattcctgaggtcaagttcgaagatgggctatgatggctaaggatctggaagttattccagcaaaacagtattttccactgttggaaattcaatcaatcgaaaaatattactttgatggaaattgattttgtcgGTTAGATATATCCATCTATCACGGTGATATTCAGCTATAACGGGATAGTTGGCTATAGTCAGGGATAGTCACGTGAAAGTCAGCGACCACGCATGACAGTTTTCTATAACGACGATAGCCAGCTATCACGGGCAAAAGTAGCAGATTTCACAccatgacataaaatatttataaaattttatgaaaaaccattttcggaATCGTTATTCCAATGTATGGAATGACactaaaaaacaatcaaacagaaaactttaaagCTCCCACGAGTgcgaagtttgcggccagagcgaagcgggGGCCGTAATTCGCACGAGTCCTTGTccatttatgatttattgttgattaaaGATCTGGCCGCAAATTCACAACAAAATagagaacagaaaaagtacGTTTCCAATGAATTTGTACTAAAGCGAAGGTTTTCATATCagttatttgtaattttaacaacggaaaataaaatgaaattaataaaaaatatattggaaaaattgtcagtaaagggacctgacccgcccaaaaggtggggcctagtttttAACATTATCTATAAGCTCCAATGAAAAAGATAGGACACagaatagagtactattttatatgaaattttatcccctctctttttacaatttcagtactctatttagagtacagtttgttcatgtcatttttacacagttttagatatgatagatagatagatagatagagttttaaatgtacccagtcaattaagttcttcccaaattatgaatttttggcgcaaaatttaaaatttcaatcgcgaattcaaatattgcgcaatttgggaagaacttaattgactgggtacattaaaaactctgacatatcgacaatctttagaaactgtgtaaaaattaaatgaacaaactgtaccACTGATGCTTGCAGTAcgttgttcatttcatttaatttattttccgtaAAAATATATCGATTACAAATGATtcgcgtagctccagtatgtaaacaattctaaggagctacatACGTTAATTTGTTTCTTATACATTcgttagataaaaattgattattctTTGTTGCGTCACACAGTTTGGCAGAGgccgaaatttttgtgttatattGACCTTTTGATACTAAATGATCTGTCATTTTTTACTTTGATAGTTTATTTTGAAACTATTATGATATGGAATCTACGAACATTTTAGCAAAATACGATTAAAattaacatcaaaattatatGAGATTTTTTGCtagaaatagtacattactataccagagaaggaatttgatatttcgtaatATTTCATAATCAAATTAATTCCCGAGTGTAGTATGACATTTTCCGTTACGAAGGAGGGAAAGGCCAATTTCCCTCCCTTGTAAAGGAAAGTAATATTTAGTCAAAAATACCACATTTTAGaaccaaaaatcatttttatttattgtattcATGAtgttaatttttccaaatttcttaGGACATTTTCAGTTACTGCAATGACGATAActcaaccaatttttcaacttttttcgccagtGGCGTCAGAGGTCAGCGTGGTCTAAACATCTTCAGTCGCTTCCACTGGTCCGTCACACGAGACAGCCGTAAAATATCCTATATTAAACGagtctttgtaaattttacaataaaagtttttccatCTTCTGACGGAGAATTCGGAATTTGGTGGGAAGCTACCAAATAGGTGTCGTATCCATCTATCTCGTATCCACTATGTCGTATACATTCATTCTGTATACGCAATTCTCACAaaatgtcataattacacaaaatttacacCAAAATTTCGACCTCAggggagttgcgggaatcgttaataatttttacagtGGCTCATCATTACAATTGGTTAAATCCCACATTTAAAAAAGATAAAAGTTGAACTTGCGAAGATTGTTCTGTTAAGTAAATGGACGACAAAGCCGACAGAGTTAAAGTGTTAAGTTagcatttttaaaaaagaCCAGTCCAAAGGAATTTAATGTTTGGCTCTTTTTCGGAGATATTTTACGTCAAACTTTCTTTACATCGGTTACATAAAGCTTGCGAGTGACACTATTTACCCAGTGACTATAAATTAGTTGCTGATTCCATCGCAAGAAAACAATAAGAAATACGATTACAGCTAAATTAgcataaaaaacagaaaaaaaaacaattttcggtcattttttgaccacttttgaCTGTCACCGGCCTAGATTTGGCACATTTGTCACATTTCTTGGATAGAAATACTATTTATGAGTGCCACATCAAAATTACCAATCAAATGtggaaatgtggaaaaatgtgaaatatgaAAGTTTGGGCTACACATTCTCCGTTAGACTTCACACTTGGAAAGAACATACCCAAATGAACCCAGATGTGACCTGGATGTGACTTTCGGAGCTATAGCAGTGGAAAATGTGCCAATcacattttgtcaaatttgcGTTTTTCGCTAGATGTGATTGGCACATTTTTCCCTGCTATAGCTCCGAAAGTCACATCTAGGTCACATCTGGGCACATTTGGGTATGTTCTTTCCAAATGTGAAGTCCGTTTTGACGTAGGTGCTAATCTAATGGAGAATGTGCAGTGCAAACTTTCACATTTCAcgtttttttcacatttttttcacagATGTGAAACAAATGTGAATcacaatttttcacatttccaCATTTGATTGGTAATTTTGTTGTGGCGATCAGGAGTTGGTTTATCTATACAGGTATGATTTGTCACTGTCTCCTCCattatgtttttaaaaataaaattttgctttaaaccaattttgtaacaatttttttagtttaatatcatttaacaaatttaaacatGATGTTAGCACTAAACGAAGAAGAAATACGATGGAGTGcagatgaaaaatttgaagactTCCGATTTAAAATGaacattgaaaattcttcGCTTATCCTTTCTTTCAACAACTGaacgaaatatttcaaaacaacTTACCTCCACCGATTTGCGAAACTGACTAAGTGTCTTGCTTACTATTGAATCTATCGACTCTTCGGAAGTGTTAtaccaaaacattttcaatttatatttgtatatttatttacaaatttgaaGTACATAACCCATAACCCATTGATAGTGATaaccaaaaattgtttaaccTTTTGGAAGTTTTGCTTGACTGtgataatgaaaattgtagTTGAGAATTACTAAACTATTCGAtccaaaaacaaataaaaacatagctaacgccgacccgtacgaaacacctattcgtatcaaaagcctttaatgtgaaactcttcatttctcttacttcattttcttctctgctgaaaaactattctccctttaaaatcacttacattatccactctttgccttgttatcatatacaactaaattgccggaggcaatatagacagccccgtacgaagacaaatttcataaattcctatttaaacagctatataccgctacatttacctatatttcactgtaaataaacatttcacagaggaatatgctattatatagctctatatgcctgtatatagctcaatatagctgtatataggtatatatagatgtccatatatggaatgcctgaaacaccccacacacataacaaattatttccatgttaacagaaactctctaagtaccatttttcccaagatatttcacttttactaaaatccaatatggccaccggcagccattttgttaggagaccggaaattttaccgacgctttacattcgttaatacctttcaaacaaaaaaaaattcatgaaattcggtcaaaatttactcgagatattgtcaaaatacaccacgttcactgtacttccgagtagccagataagagctcactccaagagacctagctcacgctccggagaacataatttcataaaaaaaaaatttccctgattggtacggtcaatacctatctaataaagctaaaacgaacgaaatatgttcaaatgtggccgacctacaagcaaaaactgcttgccgccctgtgcctgttccacaccaaggggtctaactcacgagtcggtcatccgatttccataaactttttttttgtcgatcggtattgtaaataccttttatttgacgtatcacttacaagtttaacgtttaaatgtccggagatatcttcgaaaaaccgtaaagcacttattgggccacagctcgggaggggtcgatccaaaatcactcatcttcgaacttagcctgtcttttgacattaccaaacgggaaaaaaaagaattttcaaaatcggatgcgttttactcaagttatcgtgcagacagacggacagacggacagacggacagacggacattttttttttcgcggatctggcatctctagacaaccacaataggtttccccttactcagggagtccaattcgacgtgttacaaacgtatgcgtaaacccataagaccccagtacttcgtacgggtctaaaaaatgtccgtctgtctgtctgcacgataacttgagtaaaacgcatccgattttgaaaattcttttttttcccgtttggtaatgtcaaaagacaggctaagttcgaagatgagtgattttggatcgacccttcccgagctgtggcccaataagtgctttacggtttttcgaagatatctccggacatttaaacgttaaacttgtaagtgatacgtcaaataaaaggtatttacaataccgatcgacaaaaaaaaagtttatggaaatcggatgaccgactcgtgagttagaccccttggtgtggaacaggcacagggcggcaagcagtttttacttgtaggtcggccacatttgaacatatttcgttcgttttagctttattagataggtattgaccgtaccaatcagggaaaattttttttatgaaattatgttctccggagcgtgagctaggtctcttggagtgacctcttatctggctactcggccgtacagtgaacgtggagtattttgtcaatatctcgagtaaattttgaccgaatttcatgaatttttttttgtttgaaaggtattaacgaatgtaaagcgtcggtactatttccggtctcctaacaaaatggctgccggcggccatattggattttagtaaaatagaaatatcttgggaaaaatgatacttagagagtttctgttaacatggaaataatttgttatgtgtgtggggtttcagggattccatatatggacatctatacacaactatatacagctatattgagctatatacaggcatatagagctatataatagcatatattcctctgtgaaatgtttatttacagtgaaatataggtaaatatagcggtatatagctgtttaaataggaatttatg
The sequence above is a segment of the Bradysia coprophila strain Holo2 unplaced genomic scaffold, BU_Bcop_v1 contig_70, whole genome shotgun sequence genome. Coding sequences within it:
- the LOC119083605 gene encoding uncharacterized protein LOC119083605 isoform X1, with amino-acid sequence MRLVCIFWLCFVINSTYGRSIGNGYNSTIESEPISATWTDFQIRHVVSSDQGSEANWNAYFRRQLPSQYGIKSVNSFIVNSAGVISGNFPSGVPQYTGGSASNLYWSSTRQHIFVLTLSGSPGQPHPNYNVYDCGQKYYVAGLDMVTRLPVHYQGHSTTQGPRIDQITAGCTKVMANDLLCQLGETIDGRRTECISVIVSGTLLGLVIVAFLLVAVLLSKRGVIGNNTSTNEHSPLIGSDGPSYGNPQIT
- the LOC119083605 gene encoding uncharacterized protein LOC119083605 isoform X2; the protein is MRLVCIFWLCFVINSTYGRSIGYNSTIESEPISATWTDFQIRHVVSSDQGSEANWNAYFRRQLPSQYGIKSVNSFIVNSAGVISGNFPSGVPQYTGGSASNLYWSSTRQHIFVLTLSGSPGQPHPNYNVYDCGQKYYVAGLDMVTRLPVHYQGHSTTQGPRIDQITAGCTKVMANDLLCQLGETIDGRRTECISVIVSGTLLGLVIVAFLLVAVLLSKRGVIGNNTSTNEHSPLIGSDGPSYGNPQIT
- the LOC119083603 gene encoding cyclopropane-fatty-acyl-phospholipid synthase-like is translated as MNPVNNILYLATLGAIRLWRMFMYIAVYIGLSPVKAYIIKALHSTGIKVNGAASHDIVVHNDWLYHRLAYDGTLGIAEAYMDGWWDCKRLDEFICRAFKASLYKKLLFPWEKCISYLTFDAFNLQTVARCHQVAQEHYNLGNDIFKSFLDVNMNYSCGYWKDAKNLDEAQLHKVELIGRKLKLKPRMRVLDIGCGWGGLCKFLAETYNVEVVGITNSKEMAEEARFNCKGYQVDIRCQDYREVNEVFDRIVSIEFFEHVGRRNYQSFFELTHRCLTDDGIFLLQTSGNDNDISPPIEGFIHKYIFPNGILPNHKDIPKAIDNLFCLEDWHNFGAYYDKTLMAWHDNFVKNWHTISHMFENPDSTYRMWIFFFLMCAGVFRARLFQVWQIVLTKSAAGGYVSVR